A window of Deltaproteobacteria bacterium contains these coding sequences:
- a CDS encoding extracellular solute-binding protein — protein MLKLTQWVVLTLSFALAGSTSLGQTPQLIEAAKKDGKVIIYGSLEGDTVDAIIQSFKKKTGIEAEYWRASATKVMDRAMSEFRAGKPIADAIIAADNVMRLMQKEGYFQKYDSPTNADYPKEVIDPNLGPRYRNVVVGIVYNKNGLKASEYPKSLDDLGKPMYKGKIVMPDPTQHTTTTQWLASLYKIMGKEKSEKFMRDLAANKPIWVESLLPSAERVASGETPVAITYVKYAYIHGKKGAPVDYVREPKLIGDASYIALAAKAPRVNAGKAFVDYFLDDESMNTMAKLGEFVNRKGVLPPLPGADKIGFVEMDDLSTKDFADKKKEYTQIFLR, from the coding sequence ATGCTTAAACTCACCCAATGGGTTGTTTTGACGCTCAGCTTTGCGCTCGCCGGCAGCACTTCCCTCGGGCAAACGCCGCAGTTGATCGAAGCGGCGAAAAAGGACGGCAAAGTCATCATCTATGGCTCCCTAGAAGGCGACACCGTTGACGCCATCATCCAAAGCTTCAAGAAAAAGACCGGTATCGAGGCCGAGTACTGGCGCGCTTCCGCGACCAAAGTGATGGACCGCGCCATGAGCGAGTTTCGCGCCGGCAAGCCGATCGCCGACGCCATCATAGCCGCCGATAACGTCATGCGCCTGATGCAAAAAGAGGGCTATTTTCAAAAATACGATTCGCCCACCAACGCTGACTACCCCAAAGAAGTCATCGACCCGAATCTCGGCCCGCGTTATCGCAACGTTGTCGTCGGTATCGTCTATAACAAAAACGGCTTGAAAGCCTCGGAGTATCCCAAGTCCCTCGATGATCTGGGCAAGCCGATGTACAAGGGCAAGATCGTCATGCCCGACCCGACCCAACACACCACGACCACCCAATGGCTGGCGAGCTTGTACAAAATCATGGGCAAGGAAAAATCGGAAAAGTTTATGCGTGACCTCGCGGCCAACAAGCCGATTTGGGTCGAGTCGCTGCTGCCTTCCGCCGAGCGAGTAGCCAGCGGTGAAACACCGGTCGCCATCACCTATGTAAAGTACGCCTATATTCACGGCAAAAAGGGCGCCCCTGTCGACTACGTTCGAGAACCCAAACTGATCGGCGACGCGAGCTACATCGCGCTCGCAGCCAAGGCGCCGCGGGTCAACGCCGGCAAAGCATTCGTCGACTATTTTCTCGACGACGAAAGCATGAACACGATGGCGAAGCTGGGCGAGTTCGTGAACCGCAAAGGGGTGCTGCCGCCGCTGCCTGGCGCCGACAAGATCGGCTTTGTCGAGATGGATGATCTGAGCACCAAAGACTTCGCCGACAAGAAAAAAGAATACACGCAGATATTCCTGCGTTAG